One Candidatus Babeliales bacterium DNA window includes the following coding sequences:
- the prs gene encoding ribose-phosphate diphosphokinase, giving the protein MIVSCQNSRLAQLLSMRLGKPLVTYNLVNFADTESLVTLTMSEEELVSKTVVLVFQFSSFCLQDKPKYHINNELWQLLLVANTLKQRGVKKLVGLLPYLPYARHDKKDAAGFAGSFAFVGKLLQAAGFDELISCDVHSTQNALLLPFPLRTISLVPFWANFLKQQGVDRNTCIAAPDVGGLARAQALAQELGLALATLEKTRIGVDQSVSLTLTGDVAGKRVVVIDDIIDTAGTALHAYQRIREHGARMVEGCFSHAVLSAGAHQLVQDGCFDKLYVTNSLLLDQEQVPSTITVLAIDEFLANALAEEKGLW; this is encoded by the coding sequence GTGATTGTAAGTTGTCAAAATTCAAGGCTTGCTCAACTGCTCAGTATGAGGCTGGGTAAGCCTTTGGTTACCTACAATCTCGTTAATTTTGCTGATACTGAATCGTTGGTTACGTTGACTATGTCAGAAGAAGAGTTAGTTAGTAAGACTGTTGTGCTGGTCTTTCAATTTTCTTCATTTTGTCTTCAAGATAAACCAAAATATCATATCAATAACGAATTATGGCAGCTTTTGTTGGTAGCAAATACGCTTAAACAGCGTGGGGTAAAAAAGCTGGTGGGGCTCTTGCCGTATTTGCCATATGCGCGCCACGACAAAAAAGATGCTGCTGGTTTTGCCGGCAGCTTTGCGTTTGTTGGCAAACTCTTACAAGCGGCAGGCTTTGATGAGCTAATTAGTTGCGATGTTCATTCTACTCAAAATGCTTTGTTGTTACCGTTTCCGTTACGAACCATTTCACTGGTGCCTTTTTGGGCAAATTTTTTAAAACAGCAGGGCGTTGATCGAAATACGTGTATTGCTGCGCCAGATGTTGGTGGGTTGGCGCGCGCTCAAGCTTTGGCACAAGAACTTGGCTTAGCGCTGGCAACGCTTGAAAAAACGCGTATCGGGGTTGACCAGTCAGTTTCGTTGACATTAACCGGCGATGTGGCGGGCAAGCGGGTTGTAGTCATTGACGACATTATTGATACTGCCGGTACTGCTCTGCATGCGTATCAACGTATTCGTGAGCATGGCGCACGCATGGTTGAGGGTTGCTTTTCGCATGCGGTCTTGTCGGCTGGTGCGCATCAACTTGTTCAAGATGGCTGTTTTGATAAACTTTACGTTACCAACTCGTTGTTACTTGATCAAGAACAGGTGCCCAGTACCATTACGGTGCTGGCTATTGATGAATTTTTAGCCAACGCTTTAGCTGAAGAAAAGGGATTATGGTGA
- the lpxD gene encoding UDP-3-O-(3-hydroxymyristoyl)glucosamine N-acyltransferase, which translates to MKLALQLGQIKQIIGEGTSTLDDSFVVNTIASLERACPQDLAVIFERGDASVFDNISSKVIEQSGAGLFLASQKLVDNKQYLLVSDPLQAFQKLVTYIQNKDRVSAEARSLFSDVQLDPSAVVAPGVSIGAGSVIGALVYIGRNCQIGKGVLVHPGARILDDSIVGDGSIIHAGAVIGSDGFGYQMGKQGLRKVPQIGIVRIGREVEIGANTTIDRGSFDETVIGDMVKLDNCVHIAHNVRIGAGTVILPFTALGGSVTVGMGCQIGALVAIRDHIKIGNRVKIVSKSGIMHDVADGSVVAGMPAVAFGTWKRLVVMFTKLPELFKMANEVQKVLEYQKKPFWKKFFS; encoded by the coding sequence ATGAAATTAGCATTACAACTTGGTCAAATAAAACAAATTATTGGCGAGGGTACCAGTACTCTTGACGATTCCTTTGTAGTCAATACTATCGCTTCGTTAGAACGAGCCTGCCCCCAAGATTTAGCAGTTATTTTTGAACGTGGTGATGCTTCGGTTTTTGACAATATTTCGTCAAAAGTAATTGAGCAGAGCGGTGCGGGTCTTTTTTTGGCCTCGCAAAAGCTGGTTGACAATAAGCAGTATTTACTCGTTAGCGACCCTCTGCAAGCGTTTCAAAAATTAGTTACGTATATTCAAAATAAAGATCGAGTTTCAGCTGAAGCTCGATCTTTATTTTCTGACGTTCAGCTAGACCCTTCCGCTGTAGTGGCTCCGGGTGTTAGCATTGGCGCGGGTAGCGTTATTGGCGCGCTTGTTTATATCGGGCGCAATTGTCAAATCGGCAAGGGTGTTTTAGTGCATCCAGGCGCAAGAATTCTTGATGATTCCATAGTTGGTGATGGCAGTATAATTCATGCCGGTGCGGTTATTGGTTCTGATGGCTTTGGGTACCAAATGGGTAAGCAGGGTCTGCGCAAGGTGCCACAAATTGGTATTGTCAGAATTGGCAGAGAGGTAGAAATTGGTGCCAATACCACCATTGACCGGGGCTCTTTTGATGAAACGGTTATTGGCGATATGGTTAAGCTTGATAACTGCGTGCATATTGCCCATAACGTGCGCATTGGTGCTGGTACCGTTATTTTGCCGTTTACCGCTCTTGGTGGTAGCGTTACGGTGGGGATGGGTTGTCAAATTGGTGCACTTGTTGCCATTCGTGATCACATCAAGATTGGTAATCGCGTAAAGATTGTTTCAAAGAGCGGAATTATGCATGATGTTGCCGATGGTAGTGTAGTTGCCGGCATGCCCGCGGTTGCTTTTGGTACGTGGAAGCGCTTAGTGGTTATGTTTACCAAGCTCCCAGAGCTCTTTAAAATGGCCAATGAAGTTCAAAAAGTTCTTGAATATCAAAAAAAACCGTTCTGGAAAAAGTTTTTTTCATAA
- a CDS encoding OmpH family outer membrane protein, producing MKKVLLGLAFASAFNFGMVFAKNETLVSIDSLMLMQESAEGKVLTEDIKSKVQKFQDYAKESNEKISKLEKEIEDQKEVLSEKALAEKTETLAQLKNAESKTLSLREQSLRQEIQKTQMQLHDKQRKVADRLMSEQNWGMIIDKNTPGVLCVSKAIDKTSDVLKALDAEYSKNETTKSVAQAPAKKEKATVKTA from the coding sequence ATGAAAAAAGTATTGTTAGGTCTTGCGTTTGCGTCAGCGTTCAATTTTGGCATGGTATTTGCAAAAAATGAGACCTTGGTTTCAATTGACAGCTTAATGCTTATGCAAGAATCAGCAGAAGGTAAAGTTCTTACTGAAGATATCAAATCAAAAGTACAAAAATTTCAAGACTATGCTAAAGAATCTAACGAAAAGATTAGCAAGCTTGAAAAAGAAATTGAAGACCAAAAAGAAGTTTTGAGCGAAAAAGCACTTGCTGAAAAAACAGAAACTCTTGCTCAATTGAAAAATGCAGAGAGCAAAACACTTTCTCTCAGAGAGCAAAGTCTTCGTCAAGAAATTCAAAAAACCCAAATGCAACTTCATGACAAACAACGTAAAGTAGCTGACAGACTTATGTCTGAACAAAATTGGGGCATGATTATTGATAAAAATACTCCAGGCGTATTGTGTGTTTCAAAAGCTATCGACAAAACCAGCGATGTTTTGAAGGCTCTTGATGCAGAATACTCAAAAAATGAAACAACGAAGTCAGTAGCGCAAGCTCCTGCAAAAAAAGAAAAAGCAACTGTTAAAACTGCGTAA